A single window of Lutzomyia longipalpis isolate SR_M1_2022 chromosome 1, ASM2433408v1 DNA harbors:
- the LOC129786052 gene encoding major facilitator superfamily domain-containing protein 12-like — protein MSESQGLLAHQQNQSADYGSVIPDEKVAQEDGQGDTEMRSTLPLIHKIGFGIGHVYNDLAAGVWFSYTLLFMHSVISLPGPAAGALVMWGQVMDAVATPIVGHLSDKYGSKRQWHIFGSALVFISFPAIFAVCPMCNPSQQIWEIVYFTIVILVFQTAWAIVQISHLAMIPEMSRTQKDRSDLTALRYSGAVMSNLIVYGITWAVLQGRSTDTTTIGPGDAFRFRDLALIITLIGVSMSVLFHFSLAVASYDHRRQQSIPGGQRRSAERVATENDRLLGSDNPSEDVSVTVIGGRFRRDFLKNPLLYQNALLYVFARLFMTTALIYIPLWIDERSAAMAAEGLSTDKSVDHIAIVPLVSFVASFVASLLLKSLNRFISHQVAYLFGSVVGIGGCVLVGLVSPSAALSILLAVAVLFGIGSSITMISSLCITADMVGDNTDLGGFIYSAVTFADKLITGVAVLAIEAMKCKLTRECPEYYKRVLSYACGGAACLGIVTLISLQITRLCCRRYRRVSVTTL, from the exons ATTGGCCACGTGTACAATGATCTGGCTGCAGGAGTGTGGTTCAGCTACACCCTCCTCTTCATGCATAGTGTCATTAGCTTGCCGGGACCAGCTGCTGGAGCACTCGTGATGTGGGGCCAGGTTATGGATGCTGTAGCTACGCCAATTGTGGGTCATCTCAGCGATAAGTACGGCTCCAAGCGTCAGTGGCATATtttcg ggagCGCTTTGGTGTTCATCTCCTTTCCAGCGATCTTCGCTGTTTGTCCCATGTGCAATCCCTCCCAGCAAATCTGGGAGATTGTCTACTTTACTATTGTGATCCTCGTCTTCCAGACGGCATGGGCTATTGTGCAAATCTCCCATCTTGCCATGATTCCGGAAATGTCACGCACTCAGAAGGATCGATCAGATCTTACTGCTCTACGGTATTCCGGAGCTGTGATGTCAAATCTCATTGTCTACGGCATTACCTGGGCTGTTCTGCAAGGTAGGAGTACGGATACCACGACCATTGGACCAGGAGATGCCTTCAGATTTCGGGATTTAGCACTGATCATCACTCTCATTGGAGTATCAATGTCAGTGCTCTTCCACTTCTCCTTAGCTGTGGCTAGTTATGATCACAGACGGCAGCAAAGTATCCCAGGAGGACAGCGTCGATCAGCCGAAAGAGTTGCCACAGAGAATGATCGGCTACTTGGATCAGATAATCCCAGTGAAGATGTTTCCGTGACTGTGATTGGAGGTAGATTCCGAAGggatttccttaaaaatccCCTTCTCTACCAGAATGCCTTACTTTACGTCTTTGCACGGCTGTTCATGACAACAGCTCTCATCTACATTCCCCTGTGGATTGACGAAAGATCTGCTGCTATGGCTGCAGAAGGATTATCAACTGACAAGTCCGTTGATCATATTGCAATTGTGCCTCTGGTCTCTTTTGTGGCGTCCTTTGTGGCATCACTCCTTCTTAAGAGTCTCAACCGTTTTATTAGCCACCAAGTTGCGTATCTTTTTGGTTCCGTCGTGGGAATTGGAGGGTGTGTACTAGTTGGGCTTGTGTCTCCATCAGCTGCTCTGTCGATCCTCCTTGCTGTAGCCGTTCTCTTCGGCATCGGAAGCTCCATTACAATGATCAGCAGTCTATGCATTACAGCAGACATGGTGGGAGATAATACAGATCTGGGCGGATTCATCTATTCCGCCGTCACTTTTGCCGATAAACTCATTACTGGCGTAGCTGTTCTAGCCATTGAAGCGAT gaaatgcAAGCTAACCAGAGAATGTCCTGAATACTACAAGCGTGTACTCTCTTATGCCTGCGGTGGAGCTGCTTGTCTTGGAATCGTTACATTAATCTCCCTCCAAATTACGAGACTATGCTGTCGTCGTTACCGAAGAGTGTCTGTTACTACCCTTTAA